In the Fusarium oxysporum f. sp. lycopersici 4287 chromosome 9, whole genome shotgun sequence genome, one interval contains:
- a CDS encoding succinyl-CoA ligase [GDP-forming] subunit beta, mitochondrial has product MFKLGRSRAVASALNASKLQFAAPAARFPGVQQRRALSIHEYLSADLLRQYGIGVPKGSVAKSAKEAKEIAEKIGNDDMVIKAQVLAGGRGKGTFDNGLKGGVRVIYSPHEAEMFAEQMIGHNLITKQTGAGGRLCNAVYICERKFARREFYLAILMDRQNQCPVIVSSSQGGMDIETVAKETPDAINTNYIDINVGVTDEVAREIATKLGFSEQCIEEAKDTIQKLYKIFTEKDSTQIEINPLSETSDHKVLCMDAKFGFDDNAEFRQKDVFEWRDTTQEDPDEVRAAESNLNFIKLDGDIGCLVNGAGLAMATMDIIKLNGGQPANFLDVGGGATPAAIREAFELITSDAKVTAIFVNIFGGIVRCDAIATGLIKTVESMNLRIPIIARLQGTNVEQAHQLINDSGLKIFSIDDLQTAAEKAVQLSKVVKMARDIDVGVEFTLGI; this is encoded by the exons ATGTTCAAGCTCGGCCGTAGTCGTGCTGTGGCTTCGGCCCTCAACGCCTCAAAG CTCCAGTTTGCTGCCCCTGCCGCTCGATTCCCTGGCGTTCAACAACGACGAGCTCTGAGCATTCACGAGTACCTCTCTGCCGACCTCCTCCGACAG TACGGCATTGGTGTCCCCAAGGGTTCCGTCGCAAAGTCCGccaaggaggccaaggagatcGCTGAGAAGATTGGCAACGATGATATGGTTATCAAGGCCCAGGTCCTTGCCGGTGGCCGAGGAAAGGGTACGTTCGACAACGGCCTGAAGGGCGGTGTCCGTGTCATCTACTCTCCCCACGAGGCCGAGATGTTCGCCGAGCAGATGATCGGCCacaacctcatcaccaagcaGACGGGCGCTGGCGGCCGTCTCTGCAACGCTGTCTACATTTGCGAGCGCAAGTTTGCTCGTCGTGAGTTCTACCTCGCCATCCTCATGGACCGTCAGAACCAGTGCCCCGTCATCGTCTCCTCTTCCCAGGGCGGTATGGACATTGAGACCGTCGCCAAGGAGACCCCCGatgccatcaacaccaactaCATCGACATCAACGTCGGTGTCACCGACGAGGTTGCCCGCGAGATTGCCACTAAGCTCGGCTTCAGCGAGCAGTGCAtcgaggaggccaaggacaCCATCCAGAAGCTCTACAAGATCTTCACCGAGAAGGACTCTACCCAGATTGAGATCAACCCCCTCTCCGAGACCTCCGACCACAAGGTTCTCTGCATGGACGCCAAGTTCGGTTTCGACGACAACGCTGAGTTCCGACAGAAGGATGTCTTTGAGTGGCGCGACACCACCCAGGAGGACCCCGATGAGGTCCGCGCCGCTGAGtccaacctcaacttcatcaagcttgacGGTGATATCGGCTGCCTTGTCAACGGTGCCGGTCTTGCCATGGCTACcatggatatcatcaagCTGAACGGAGGCCAGCCCGCTAACTTCCTCGacgttggtggtggtgccaCTCCCGCTGCTATCCGAGAGGCTTTCGAGCTCATCACCAGCGATGCTAAGGTCACCGCTATCTTTGTCAACATCTTCGGTGGTATCGTCCGATGTGACGCTATCGCCACTGGTCTCATCAAGACCGTTGAGAGCATGAACCTCAGAATCCCCATCATTGCCCGTCTCCAGGGTACCAACGTTGAGCAGGCTCACCAGCTCATTAACGACTCCGGCCTCAAGATCTTCTCCATCGATGACCTACAAACCGCCGCCGAGAAGGCTGTCCAGCTGTCCAAGGTCGTCAAGATGG CCCGTGACATCGATGTCGGTGTCGAGTTCACCCTCGGTATCTAA
- a CDS encoding succinyl-CoA ligase [GDP-forming] subunit beta, mitochondrial produces the protein MVIKAQVLAGGRGKGTFDNGLKGGVRVIYSPHEAEMFAEQMIGHNLITKQTGAGGRLCNAVYICERKFARREFYLAILMDRQNQCPVIVSSSQGGMDIETVAKETPDAINTNYIDINVGVTDEVAREIATKLGFSEQCIEEAKDTIQKLYKIFTEKDSTQIEINPLSETSDHKVLCMDAKFGFDDNAEFRQKDVFEWRDTTQEDPDEVRAAESNLNFIKLDGDIGCLVNGAGLAMATMDIIKLNGGQPANFLDVGGGATPAAIREAFELITSDAKVTAIFVNIFGGIVRCDAIATGLIKTVESMNLRIPIIARLQGTNVEQAHQLINDSGLKIFSIDDLQTAAEKAVQLSKVVKMARDIDVGVEFTLGI, from the exons ATGGTTATCAAGGCCCAGGTCCTTGCCGGTGGCCGAGGAAAGGGTACGTTCGACAACGGCCTGAAGGGCGGTGTCCGTGTCATCTACTCTCCCCACGAGGCCGAGATGTTCGCCGAGCAGATGATCGGCCacaacctcatcaccaagcaGACGGGCGCTGGCGGCCGTCTCTGCAACGCTGTCTACATTTGCGAGCGCAAGTTTGCTCGTCGTGAGTTCTACCTCGCCATCCTCATGGACCGTCAGAACCAGTGCCCCGTCATCGTCTCCTCTTCCCAGGGCGGTATGGACATTGAGACCGTCGCCAAGGAGACCCCCGatgccatcaacaccaactaCATCGACATCAACGTCGGTGTCACCGACGAGGTTGCCCGCGAGATTGCCACTAAGCTCGGCTTCAGCGAGCAGTGCAtcgaggaggccaaggacaCCATCCAGAAGCTCTACAAGATCTTCACCGAGAAGGACTCTACCCAGATTGAGATCAACCCCCTCTCCGAGACCTCCGACCACAAGGTTCTCTGCATGGACGCCAAGTTCGGTTTCGACGACAACGCTGAGTTCCGACAGAAGGATGTCTTTGAGTGGCGCGACACCACCCAGGAGGACCCCGATGAGGTCCGCGCCGCTGAGtccaacctcaacttcatcaagcttgacGGTGATATCGGCTGCCTTGTCAACGGTGCCGGTCTTGCCATGGCTACcatggatatcatcaagCTGAACGGAGGCCAGCCCGCTAACTTCCTCGacgttggtggtggtgccaCTCCCGCTGCTATCCGAGAGGCTTTCGAGCTCATCACCAGCGATGCTAAGGTCACCGCTATCTTTGTCAACATCTTCGGTGGTATCGTCCGATGTGACGCTATCGCCACTGGTCTCATCAAGACCGTTGAGAGCATGAACCTCAGAATCCCCATCATTGCCCGTCTCCAGGGTACCAACGTTGAGCAGGCTCACCAGCTCATTAACGACTCCGGCCTCAAGATCTTCTCCATCGATGACCTACAAACCGCCGCCGAGAAGGCTGTCCAGCTGTCCAAGGTCGTCAAGATGG CCCGTGACATCGATGTCGGTGTCGAGTTCACCCTCGGTATCTAA
- a CDS encoding succinyl-CoA ligase [GDP-forming] subunit beta, mitochondrial, translating into MFKLGRSRAVASALNASKLQFAAPAARFPGVQQRRALSIHEYLSADLLRQYGIGVPKGSVAKSAKEAKEIAEKIGNDDMVIKAQVLAGGRGKGTFDNGLKGGVRVIYSPHEAEMFAEQMIGHNLITKQTGAGGRLCNAVYICERKFARREFYLAILMDRQNQCPVIVSSSQGGMDIETVAKETPDAINTNYIDINVGVTDEVAREIATKLGFSEQCIEEAKDTIQKLYKIFTEKDSTQIEINPLSETSDHKVLCMDAKFGFDDNAEFRQKDVFEWRDTTQEDPDEVRAAESNLNFIKLDGDIGCLVNGAGLAMATMDIIKLNGGQPANFLDVGGGATPAAIREAFELITSDAKVTAIFVNIFGGIVRCDAIATGLIKTVESMNLRIPIIARLQGTNVEQAHQLINDSGLKIFSIDDLQTAAEKAVQLSKVVKMGKLPRPL; encoded by the exons ATGTTCAAGCTCGGCCGTAGTCGTGCTGTGGCTTCGGCCCTCAACGCCTCAAAG CTCCAGTTTGCTGCCCCTGCCGCTCGATTCCCTGGCGTTCAACAACGACGAGCTCTGAGCATTCACGAGTACCTCTCTGCCGACCTCCTCCGACAG TACGGCATTGGTGTCCCCAAGGGTTCCGTCGCAAAGTCCGccaaggaggccaaggagatcGCTGAGAAGATTGGCAACGATGATATGGTTATCAAGGCCCAGGTCCTTGCCGGTGGCCGAGGAAAGGGTACGTTCGACAACGGCCTGAAGGGCGGTGTCCGTGTCATCTACTCTCCCCACGAGGCCGAGATGTTCGCCGAGCAGATGATCGGCCacaacctcatcaccaagcaGACGGGCGCTGGCGGCCGTCTCTGCAACGCTGTCTACATTTGCGAGCGCAAGTTTGCTCGTCGTGAGTTCTACCTCGCCATCCTCATGGACCGTCAGAACCAGTGCCCCGTCATCGTCTCCTCTTCCCAGGGCGGTATGGACATTGAGACCGTCGCCAAGGAGACCCCCGatgccatcaacaccaactaCATCGACATCAACGTCGGTGTCACCGACGAGGTTGCCCGCGAGATTGCCACTAAGCTCGGCTTCAGCGAGCAGTGCAtcgaggaggccaaggacaCCATCCAGAAGCTCTACAAGATCTTCACCGAGAAGGACTCTACCCAGATTGAGATCAACCCCCTCTCCGAGACCTCCGACCACAAGGTTCTCTGCATGGACGCCAAGTTCGGTTTCGACGACAACGCTGAGTTCCGACAGAAGGATGTCTTTGAGTGGCGCGACACCACCCAGGAGGACCCCGATGAGGTCCGCGCCGCTGAGtccaacctcaacttcatcaagcttgacGGTGATATCGGCTGCCTTGTCAACGGTGCCGGTCTTGCCATGGCTACcatggatatcatcaagCTGAACGGAGGCCAGCCCGCTAACTTCCTCGacgttggtggtggtgccaCTCCCGCTGCTATCCGAGAGGCTTTCGAGCTCATCACCAGCGATGCTAAGGTCACCGCTATCTTTGTCAACATCTTCGGTGGTATCGTCCGATGTGACGCTATCGCCACTGGTCTCATCAAGACCGTTGAGAGCATGAACCTCAGAATCCCCATCATTGCCCGTCTCCAGGGTACCAACGTTGAGCAGGCTCACCAGCTCATTAACGACTCCGGCCTCAAGATCTTCTCCATCGATGACCTACAAACCGCCGCCGAGAAGGCTGTCCAGCTGTCCAAGGTCGTCAAGATGGGTAAGTTGCCTCGACCCTTATAG
- a CDS encoding succinyl-CoA ligase [GDP-forming] subunit beta, mitochondrial: MVIKAQVLAGGRGKGTFDNGLKGGVRVIYSPHEAEMFAEQMIGHNLITKQTGAGGRLCNAVYICERKFARREFYLAILMDRQNQCPVIVSSSQGGMDIETVAKETPDAINTNYIDINVGVTDEVAREIATKLGFSEQCIEEAKDTIQKLYKIFTEKDSTQIEINPLSETSDHKVLCMDAKFGFDDNAEFRQKDVFEWRDTTQEDPDEVRAAESNLNFIKLDGDIGCLVNGAGLAMATMDIIKLNGGQPANFLDVGGGATPAAIREAFELITSDAKVTAIFVNIFGGIVRCDAIATGLIKTVESMNLRIPIIARLQGTNVEQAHQLINDSGLKIFSIDDLQTAAEKAVQLSKVVKMGKLPRPL, encoded by the coding sequence ATGGTTATCAAGGCCCAGGTCCTTGCCGGTGGCCGAGGAAAGGGTACGTTCGACAACGGCCTGAAGGGCGGTGTCCGTGTCATCTACTCTCCCCACGAGGCCGAGATGTTCGCCGAGCAGATGATCGGCCacaacctcatcaccaagcaGACGGGCGCTGGCGGCCGTCTCTGCAACGCTGTCTACATTTGCGAGCGCAAGTTTGCTCGTCGTGAGTTCTACCTCGCCATCCTCATGGACCGTCAGAACCAGTGCCCCGTCATCGTCTCCTCTTCCCAGGGCGGTATGGACATTGAGACCGTCGCCAAGGAGACCCCCGatgccatcaacaccaactaCATCGACATCAACGTCGGTGTCACCGACGAGGTTGCCCGCGAGATTGCCACTAAGCTCGGCTTCAGCGAGCAGTGCAtcgaggaggccaaggacaCCATCCAGAAGCTCTACAAGATCTTCACCGAGAAGGACTCTACCCAGATTGAGATCAACCCCCTCTCCGAGACCTCCGACCACAAGGTTCTCTGCATGGACGCCAAGTTCGGTTTCGACGACAACGCTGAGTTCCGACAGAAGGATGTCTTTGAGTGGCGCGACACCACCCAGGAGGACCCCGATGAGGTCCGCGCCGCTGAGtccaacctcaacttcatcaagcttgacGGTGATATCGGCTGCCTTGTCAACGGTGCCGGTCTTGCCATGGCTACcatggatatcatcaagCTGAACGGAGGCCAGCCCGCTAACTTCCTCGacgttggtggtggtgccaCTCCCGCTGCTATCCGAGAGGCTTTCGAGCTCATCACCAGCGATGCTAAGGTCACCGCTATCTTTGTCAACATCTTCGGTGGTATCGTCCGATGTGACGCTATCGCCACTGGTCTCATCAAGACCGTTGAGAGCATGAACCTCAGAATCCCCATCATTGCCCGTCTCCAGGGTACCAACGTTGAGCAGGCTCACCAGCTCATTAACGACTCCGGCCTCAAGATCTTCTCCATCGATGACCTACAAACCGCCGCCGAGAAGGCTGTCCAGCTGTCCAAGGTCGTCAAGATGGGTAAGTTGCCTCGACCCTTATAG
- a CDS encoding hypothetical protein (At least one base has a quality score < 10) has translation MFASRSITRIALQRGCTLRQFSTSRPLAVSYHSYTLPTHTSTPPRNDDVPETSITQPDPLPKVHETRPPPQQPQHPQPPKQQEPAPTQNAAPAASASAPKLSETEAQKPKAARPRPKLRPRKAAMKLTPSAVEQLRELLDQPEPKLIKVGVRNRGCSGLAYNLEYVDKPGAFDETVEQDGVKVLIDSKALFSIIGSEMDYVEDKLNQRFVFKNPNIKEECGCGESFMV, from the exons ATGTTTGCCTCAAGATCGATAACGAGAATCGCCCTGCAACGAGGATGCACTCTGAGGCAGTTCTCGACGTCGAGACCTCTCGCTGTGTCCTACCACTCATATACTCTTCCAACACATACCTCGACGCCTCCCAGAAACGACGACGTTCCTGAAACTTCAATAACACAACCTGATCCTCTACCTAAGGTCCACGAGACACgacctcctcctcaacaacctcagcACCCTCAACCACCTAAGCAACAAGAACCCGCACCCACGCAAAATGCTGCTCCCGCCGCATCGGCATCAGCTCCGAAGCTCAGCGAAACAGAAGCTCAGAAGCCAAAGGCAGCCAGGCCACGACCTAAGCTACGACCGCGCAAGGCCGCTATGAAGTTGACGCCCTCTGCGGTGGAGCAATTGCGAGAATTGCTGGATCAGCCGGAAccgaagctcatcaaggtcGGAGTACGGAACCGAGGATGCAGTGGCTTGGCGTACAATCTTGAATATGTTGATAAGCCGGGTGCTTTTGACGAGACGGTCGAGCAGGATGGCGTCAAGGTCTTGATTGATAGCAAGGCGCTGTTTAGCATCATTGGGAGTGAGATGGATTATGTTGAGGACAAGCTTAACCAGCGGTTTGTGTTCAAGAACCCGAACATCA AGGAGGAATGCGGCTGCGGAGAGTCTTTCATGGTCTAG
- a CDS encoding ras guanine-nucleotide exchange protein (At least one base has a quality score < 10), producing MTPPATPNGSQEDLSPSPQYIPPQVFHNFLRAFYPFNPSYVMSDSSVTLPLNEGDVILVHSIHTNGWADGTLLVSGARGWLPTNYCEAYEPDDMCNLLKALLNFWDLLRSTSVNDKEIFGNQEFMKGIIAGVRFLLERTNCLNRESTFIQRNDALRKCRKSLLSELSSLVKTAKRLQETQRLEIAPVEDVNDIIDEMILKAFRIVTKGVRFMDVLEDDRRARAPSAVTVMDTVLEESYVPPTPPADQSSFDKQSQRSTSINDTDSQAAASVAASESSETTQTSTSIFNKRLSSLSGRTGPSSHRLSQGSLSQAQAHRLSATISHRVSLAGPSSVSRAHHLVTERLNRSHDTFLSHLGSFIGRLHLQSQSRPELASAIRQSALSGGELLAVIDGVYDHINSSSEALARARSTMFARIQDLVFSARDTLVSAASEDADLIMPHDNTMLLASATGCVRAAGDCVAKAKSAIERIGDFEFELETSSLGIDLSILDIDTEERARTPSVSEHNDAVSVAGSNRTSNSSNGHARRLTVVAIDKPLPEVPQVTTPTDEQTVHPSPTSSRRSSVADDNVSSVASSISSLRPSLPPLPKLSTTLLANEEYSPVDNNDNDFNSSSRFDSMVASSAGSSATYLSRDSEVSIVSQSSTRATTPEQNLAPQKQPSLSNLSNGGSSEDVDVESRLMEKTFAHELMFNKEGQVTGGSLPALVERLTTHESTPDAMFVSTFYLTFRLFCTPVRLAEALIERYDYVNDSPHVAGPVRLRVYNAFKGWLESHWRDETDRDALDLIIPFAEHKLASSLPSAGRRLFELAQRVSGEGSLVPRLVSSMGKTNTSIAQYVPADTPLPIPAITKGQLNLLSAFKMGAAQPSILDFDPLELARQLTIKQMNIFSSILPEELLASQWMKNGGVAAPNVKAMSSLSTDLSNLVAETILQQQEVKKRAQVIKQWIKIAHQCLELHNYDGLMAIICSLNSSTIKPPDSVEPFRTTKSCGTRPPRPRSSWPAFLGMYLTDLTFVDIGNPATKQMCLGPESEEDGNGGITVVNFDKHTRTAKIIGELQRFQIPYRLTEVPDMQDWMSSQISHLRDSEEGNVQVTYYRKSLLLEPRETASRPPVDSSAASIVGVGGGRPDLFSWISRDRGTSTPTPTQI from the exons ATGACACCCCCCGCTACACCAAATGGCTCGCAGGAGGATCTCTCACCTTCACCTCAGTACATCCCTCCCCAAGTCTTCCACAACTTCCTGCGAGCCTTCTACCCTTTCAACCCCAGTTATGTCATGTCCGACTCGAGTGTGACATTACCTCTTAACGAGGGTGATGTGATTCTCGTGCACTCTATTCACACCAATGGATGGGCTGATGGTACATTACTTGTCTCGGGTGCCCGAGGATGGTTACCGACCAACTACTGCGAGGCTTACGAGCCTGATGACATGTGCAACTTGTTAAAGGCTCTCTTGAACTTTTGGGATCTGCTTCGAAGCACATCAGTCAATGACAAGGAGATCTTTGGCAACCAGGAGTTCATGAAGGGCATTATTGCGGGTGTTCGATTCCTATTG GAACGAACAAACTGTCTCAACCGAGAATCTACCTTTATTCAAAGGAACGATGCTCTGCGCAAGTGCCGcaagtctcttctctctgAACTATCATCCCTAGTCAAGACAGCCAAGCGATTGCAAGAGACACAACGTCTCGAAATCGCTCCCGTTGAAGATGTGAATGATATCATCGACGAGATGATTCTCAAAGCCTTTAGAATTGTAACAAAGGGAGTTCGCTTTATGGATGTGCTCGAGGATGACCGAAGGGCACGTGCGCCTTCAGCTGTTACTGTTATGGATACAGTGCTCGAAGAATCATACGTGCCGCCAACACCACCCGCTGATCAGTCTTCCTTTGATAAACAAAGCCAACGCAGCACAAGCATAAATGACACAGATTCCCAAGCTGCTGCCAGTGTCGCTGCATCTGAATCGAGCGAGACAACtcaaacatcaacatccatcttcaacaagcgATTATCGTCACTTAGTGGTCGTACTGGCCCGAGCTCTCACAGGTTGTCTCAGGGAAGCCTTTCGCAAGCCCAAGCTCACCGCCTGTCCGCCACTATTTCGCACCGAGTGTCTCTTGCTGGCCCATCTTCAGTGTCGAGAGCCCATCATCTAGTTACTGAGCGCCTGAACCGCAGCCACGATACGTTCCTGTCTCATCTGGGATCTTTCATTGGTCGCCTGCATCTTCAATCACAGTCGCGCCCCGAGCTCGCATCAGCGATCCGTCAGTCTGCACTTTCAGGTGGAGAGTTGCTTGCAGTAATCGACGGCGTCTATGACCACATCAACTCCAGCTCTGAGGCTCTTGCCCGAGCTCGATCCACCATGTTCGCCCGAATCCAAGATCTAGTCTTTTCTGCCCGCGATACCCTTGTCAGCGCTGCCTCTGAAGATGCCGATTTAATTATGCCCCATGACAACACAATGCTCCTCGCATCCGCTACGGGCTGCGTTAGGGCCGCTGGAGATTGCGTTGCCAAGGCAAAATCCGCTATCGAGCGCATTGGCGATTTTGAATTCGAGCTCGAGACTAGCAGCCTTGGAATTGATCTCAGCATTCTAGATATCGATACTGAGGAGCGAGCTAGGACCCCATCTGTTTCAGAACACAATGACGCTGTCAGCGTTGCCGGTTCCAACCGAACCTCCAACTCATCTAACGGACATGCTCGTCGCCTCACTGTTGTCGCAATTGATAAGCCTCTTCCTGAGGTTCCCCAGGTGACCACACCTACTGATGAACAGACCGTTCATCCTTCACCCACCTCTTCTCGACGGTCGTCAGTTGCCGATGACAACGTCTCCAGCGTtgcatcctccatctcctccctACGACCTTCTCTCCCTCCCCTTCCCAAGCTTTCTACCACTCTCCTTGCCAACGAGGAATACAGTCCTGTCGATAACAATGACAACGACTTCAACTCCTCTTCTCGGTTCGACAGTATGGTTGCTTCCAGCGCTGGTAGCAGTGCCACCTACCTCAGCCGTGACTCTGAGGTCAGCATTGTTTCGCAATCTTCCACTCGAGCTACCACTCCTGAGCAGAACCTTGCCCCTCAGAAGCAGCCTTCGCTGTCGAATTTGAGCAATGGTGGAAGCTCGGAGGATGTCGATGTCGAGTCAAGACTTATGGAGAAGACCTTTGCTCACGAGCTCATGTTCAACAAGGAGGGCCAGGTTACTGGCGGCTCTCTCCCCGCTCTTGTCGAGCGTCTCACAACCCACGAATCTACTCCTGATGCCATGTTTGTTTCTACCTTCTATCTCACCTTCCGCCTCTTCTGCACACCGGTCCGACTGGCTGAAGCGCTTATTGAGCGATATGACTATGTCAATGACTCTCCTCATGTGGCTGGACCTGTCCGTTTGAGAGTATACAATGCTTTCAAGGGCTGGCTCGAGTCCCACTGGAGGGATGAGACCGATCGCGATGCTCTTGACTTGATCATCCCCTTTGCTGAACACAAGCTGGCGTCCTCTCTGCCTTCTGCTGGTCGACGTCTGTTTGAGCTTGCTCAGCGTGTCTCAGGCGAGGGTTCTCTGGTGCCCCGACTTGTCTCCTCAATGGGCAAGACCAATACCTCCATTGCTCAATACGTGCCAGCTGACACTCCTTTGCCCATTCCTGCCATCACCAAGGGCCAGCTCAACCTTCTCTCTGCTTTCAAGATGGGCGCCGCTCAGCCAAGCATTCTTGACTTTGACCCTCTCGAGTTGGCTCGCCAGTTGACCATCAAGCAAATGAacatcttctcttccatcCTTCCTGAGGAGCTTCTTGCTTCTCAGTGGATGAAGAATGGTGGCGTCGCCGCTCCCAATGTCAAGGCTATGTCCTCTCTGTCTACTGATCTTTCCAACCTCGTCGCTGAGACTATCCTCCAGCAGCAAGAGGTCAAGAAGCGTGCTCAGGTTATCAAGCAATGGATCAAGATTGCTCACCAGTGTCTTGAGCTCCACAACTACGACGGTCTTATGGCTATCATCTGCAgtctcaacagcagcactATCA AACCTCCAGATTCTGTCGAGCCCTTCAGAACAACAAAGTCTTGCGGAACAAGACCTCCACGACCACGTTCCTCCTGGCCTGCTTTTCTTGGCATGTACTTGACCGACTTGACATTTGTCGACATTGGCAACCCTGCCACCAAGCAAATGTGTCTCGGCCCTGAGTCTGAGGAGGATGGCAACGGTGGCATCACTGTTGTCAACTTTGACAAGCATACTCGCACTGCCAAGATCATTGGAGAGCTTCAGCGATTCCAAATCCCGTACAGACTTACTGAGGTGCCTGATATGCAGGACTGGATGTCCTCTCAGATCAGCCATCTCCGTGATAGTGAGGAGGGCAATGTCCAAGTCACCTACTACCGCAAGAGTCTCCTCCTCGAGCCTCGCGAGACTGCTAGTCGACCTCCAGTTGACTCCTCCGCTGCCTCCATCGTTGGCGTTGGAGGTGGTCGCCCCGACCTCTTCAGCTGGATCTCCCGCGACCGAGGcacctcaacaccaactccTACCCAGATATAA
- a CDS encoding hypothetical protein (At least one base has a quality score < 10), with product MIIQSIYLSPTPLQSPEATPLTALLSTIINTRIKVLRRNAPASVTLQCYIATVRPPGPCAKWQGARILCYTIPYVYLFLFATDRCVSTWGIFTKHARETRGPFYYQDIQRSRSWTMHAKSCLHAVAAMT from the coding sequence ATGATCATCCAATCCATTTACCTGTCACCGACTCCCTTACAATCTCCAGAAGCTACACCACTCACTGCACTGTTGAGCACCATTATCAACACTAGGATCAAGGTTCTACGGAGGAACGCACCGGCCAGTGTAACTCTTCAATGCTACATCGCTACTGTAAGACCGCCAGGGCCATGTGCAAAATGGCAAGGTGCAAGGATTCTGTGCTATACCATACCGTACGTATATTTATTCCTTTTTGCGACTGACCGTTGTGTCTCCACGTGGGGTATCTTTACCAAACACGCAAGAGAGACGCGCGGACCGTTCTACTATCAAGACATTCAACGGTCTCGCAGTTGGACAATGCACGCTAAGTCCTGTCTCCATGCAGTTGCTGCCATGACATGA
- a CDS encoding hypothetical protein (At least one base has a quality score < 10) — protein MIIQSIYLSPTPLQSPEATPLTALLSTIINTRIKVLRRNAPASVTLQCYIATVRPPGPCAKWQGARILCYTIPCCHDMTDSCGVGIMIRKKSRACTRQARFFG, from the exons ATGATCATCCAATCCATTTACCTGTCACCGACTCCCTTACAATCTCCAGAAGCTACACCACTCACTGCACTGTTGAGCACCATTATCAACACTAGGATCAAGGTTCTACGGAGGAACGCACCGGCCAGTGTAACTCTTCAATGCTACATCGCTACTGTAAGACCGCCAGGGCCATGTGCAAAATGGCAAGGTGCAAGGATTCTGTGCTATACCATACC TTGCTGCCATGACATGACGGACTCTTGCGGTGTAGGAATCATGATCCGAAAGAAATCCCGCGCCTGTACGCGTCAAGCGCGTTTTTTCGGGTAA